The Bacteriovorax sp. PP10 nucleotide sequence CACTCTCATGGCCGCTGTTGAATTTATGGAAGGTGGTAAGGTGAAACCTTGGTGGGATTTCACCGCAAAAAGAAAAAAACTTCTTAAGAACTAGCACTCGAATAAAACTTTAAAGCAAAATTCCAGAATCTATGTGTTCCATAAACTAACATGGGAGCAAGAATCAAAGGCCAAAGCAGATAAGTCAATTCAGGTGGATTTAACAGTGCCCTTGCTGGAATACTGATAATCACTCCAACCGGTAGAGCTGTCAGCACAACCATTTTCATATAAGGGTTGTACATCGAATCCGGTCTCATCCCCAATTTATAAATCTGCCACCACAAAAACTGCAAATTCTCTGAACGGGTAAAGATCACGGCCGTCGCTGAAAACATAAAGCGAATAGAGTAGACCACCATTAAACTGCAAGGAATTAAAATAACCAGCCATAGTAGGCGGTAGTAATTAAAACCTTCCAGGCCATGTAAGGCATAAAAGAGCCACGATAATGCCAGGATAAGATTTCCAAAAATCGCCGTGTTTGCTTTTTGAAGTGTCAGCATAAATTGTGAATCAACGGGTTTTGCCAGAAGAAGATCGAGATCTCCTTTGCGCACTTTCTCCGAAATGTTTTCCAGGTTCTCGTGAATGATAATCATATATATGGCATCAATCACAAATAAGAGACCTAAGAAAACTCGCATCTGATATTTATTCCAGTCACCAATCGTCTGAGTGTGCTGATAAATAACTTCAAAAGTCATGATCTGAGCAATGTACCAAAGAATGTCTGTCATAATTCTGGTAAAGAAATTCGCACGGTATTCAAGATCGGCAATGAAGCTTGCTTTAAACATGGCGATATATAATAGAATATATTTTTTAATTGTTTTAATCATGCGCCCGTTCCTACGTAACTCTCAAGTCCTTTTTTCCACATGTAGGCACCGATCAGATTTAAAACCACTAAACCAATCGTGACAGAGATAAATCCACTGTACATGGTTTGAATGTCCACACGACCGATAATATATCCCACGGGAATAAAGACTCCACTGGCAAATGGAGCTGCAATAAAGATGGCCTTAAACGGCTCAGGTAATAAATCCAGAGGGAAGAGCTCTCCCATCAAAATCCACATTAAAAGATTTTTGGCCGCAGTCATTGAAGAGATTTTTGTAAAATGAAAGGCCAGTGTTGAAATAATAAAACTGATTGAGTGAACCAGGATTAAATAATAAAAACATAAAAGCATCGCCAGTGGCACTCTCGAATAATCCGTTGGAAGTTTAAAGTACCAGGCAGCAATCAGAGGAATGATCAATGACACTAGAGTCGTCACGAGCTTGTATCCCATCAATTGCGACAAGTAGTACTCGTAAAAACTCATTGGTCTTACGATCAAACTATTAATCGTTCCCGAGCTCACTTCTTCAATCATGCGCGATTCATACATCCAGCTAGTGGCAATACGAGCAAAAAACGCAGACCAAAGAGCGTAACTTAAATAGTTATCTTTAGAAAAACCGGCAATCATATCAGTGTGTGCGCCTTTGAAGACGGCAATCCACAACAGAATTTCAATTCCGGTAGTAAGTGTAGGCTGAACTAATGCATCGATAAAATAATTTAGACGGTATTCTAAATTAGTTACGACAGCAAGGTTAGCGAATGCGAGATTCCGTTTCAAGAAAACGGCGAATGACTTCTTCAAAATCGACCTTGTCGTCATGTGCGAGTTCACTGTTAGTATTGTTGGTAAATTCGTCGACAGTTCCCTGATAAACAATGCGCCCCTTAGAAATTAAAAGAAGGCTATCAGCAAGCGTCGCGATGTCGTCCATGTAGTGACTGGTTAAAATCACTGTTGGCCCTTTATCTTTTACGTATGAACTTAAAAAGTTTCTGATATTTTCCTGAGCGACAATATCCAGACCAATAGTCGGTTC carries:
- a CDS encoding ABC transporter permease, translated to MTTRSILKKSFAVFLKRNLAFANLAVVTNLEYRLNYFIDALVQPTLTTGIEILLWIAVFKGAHTDMIAGFSKDNYLSYALWSAFFARIATSWMYESRMIEEVSSGTINSLIVRPMSFYEYYLSQLMGYKLVTTLVSLIIPLIAAWYFKLPTDYSRVPLAMLLCFYYLILVHSISFIISTLAFHFTKISSMTAAKNLLMWILMGELFPLDLLPEPFKAIFIAAPFASGVFIPVGYIIGRVDIQTMYSGFISVTIGLVVLNLIGAYMWKKGLESYVGTGA
- a CDS encoding ABC transporter permease, with translation MIKTIKKYILLYIAMFKASFIADLEYRANFFTRIMTDILWYIAQIMTFEVIYQHTQTIGDWNKYQMRVFLGLLFVIDAIYMIIIHENLENISEKVRKGDLDLLLAKPVDSQFMLTLQKANTAIFGNLILALSWLFYALHGLEGFNYYRLLWLVILIPCSLMVVYSIRFMFSATAVIFTRSENLQFLWWQIYKLGMRPDSMYNPYMKMVVLTALPVGVIISIPARALLNPPELTYLLWPLILAPMLVYGTHRFWNFALKFYSSASS